A genomic region of Zea mays cultivar B73 chromosome 6, Zm-B73-REFERENCE-NAM-5.0, whole genome shotgun sequence contains the following coding sequences:
- the LOC100282575 gene encoding calmodulin binding protein, protein MGASGKWIKSLVALKAPEKAAGHKGGRKWRLWRSSSATSRASAGEGSALASESSSASADSFNSVLAAVVRAPPRDFLLIRQEWAAVRIQTAFRGFLARRALKALRGIVRLQALVRGRRVRKQLAVTLKCMHALLRVQERARERRARSSADGHGSQGQDALNGCASSTKDAMEQWCDRHGSVAEVRSNLHMKHEGAAKRERAIAYALSHQPRGSRQKGTPSSPANCVRSHDPNGCNQDFSYLDGWMATKPWETRSTERNHSDSQLAKHCEEPNLPASKLSDASSVKIRRNNVTTRVSAAKRPPPSSVLSAASSDSAYGDKSPRSRPSVTLTSATTNTVLASEARSDSGDTGGPNYMSLTKSAKARLSGCSGSSHHRSFQRPRSGDMSRVTLSSIDTQSNAGSEISVTSKRLNSMSLNLKGRSLDKENEED, encoded by the exons ATGGGGGCGTCGGGGAAGTGGATCAAGTCGCTGGTGGCCCTGAAGGCGCCCGAGAAGGCGGCGGGGCACAAGGGCGGTCGCAAATGGCGTCTCTGGCGGAGCTCGTCGGCCACGTCCAGGGCCAGCGCCGGAGAGGGCAGTGCGCTGGCGTCCGAGTCTTCTTCGGCGTCGGCCGACTCGTTCAACTCGGTCCTCGCCGCCGTGGTCCGCGCGCCGCCCAGGGATTTCCTGCTCATCAGGCAGGAATGGGCCGCCGTCCGCATCCAGACCGCCTTCCGCGGATTCTTG GCGAGACGGGCGTTGAAGGCGCTGAGGGGCATCGTCCGGCTGCAGGCGCTGGTGCGCGGCCGGCGCGTGCGCAAGCAACTGGCCGTCACGCTCAAGTGCATGCACGCACTGCTGCGGGTGCAGGAACGCGCCCGGGAGCGCCGGGCGCGCTCCTCCGCTGATGGCCACGGCTCACAGGGCCAGGACGCGCTCAACGGCTGTGCCAGTTCTACCAAAGACGCTATG GAACAATGGTGTGACCGCCACGGATCTGTTGCTGAAGTAAGATCAAATTTACACATGAAGCATGAAGGTGCAGCAAAGAGAGAAAGGGCAATTGCCTATGCTCTGTCTCACCAG CCTCGGGGTTCAAGACAGAAGGGGACACCAAGCTCTCCTGCTAACTGCGTTAGAAGCCATGATCCTAATGGGTGCAATCAGGACTTCAGTTACTTAGACGGATGGATGGCAACGAAGCCATGGGAGACCAGATCTACGGAGCGAAACCATAGCGACTCGCAGCTCGCGAAGCACTGCGAGGAGCCGAACTTGCCCGCCTCCAAGCTTTCCGATGCCAGCTCAGTTAAGATCAGAAGAAACAATGTCACAACTAGGGTATCTGCAGCAAAGCGTCCTCCTCCATCTTCAGTGCTGTCAGCTGCTTCTTCCGACTCCGCGTACGGCGACAAGAGCCCTCGGTCGAGACCATCGGTGACGCTGACGTCTGCTACCACCAACACTGTCTTAGCGTCAGAAGCAAGATCAGACAGTGGCGACACCGGAGGCCCGAACTACATGAGCTTGACCAAGTCTGCCAAGGCGAGGCTGAGTGGATGCAGCGGCAGCAGTCATCACAGGTCGTTCCAGCGACCACGGTCCGGGGACATGTCGAGGGTGACACTGTCTTCGATCGACACCCAGAGCAACGCGGGCTCGGAGATTTCAGTCACCTCGAAGAGACTGAACAGCATGTCCCTGAACCTGAAAGGCCGGAGCTTGGACAAGGAGAACGAGGAGGATTGA
- the LOC100285847 gene encoding Probable cytokinin riboside 5'-monophosphate phosphoribohydrolase LOGL7, translated as MGDGEAAVPSRFRTVCVFCGSNAGRRKVYADAALELGHELVRRGINLVYGGGSIGLMGVIARTVRHGGCHVLGVIPKALMPIEISGESVGEVRVVDDMHQRKAEMARQSQAFIALPGGYGTMEELLEMITWCQLGIHDKPVGLLNVDGYYDPLLALFEKGAAEGFISTDCSQIFVSAPTASELLTKMEQYTRVHQEVAPATSWEISELGYGRGGDAGAATPPAAAAGGAEEGKGGS; from the exons ATGGGCGACGGCGAGGCGGCGGTGCCGAGCAGGTTCCGCACGGTCTGCGTCTTCTGCGGCAGCAACGCCGGCCGCCGCAAGGTGTACGCCGACGCCGCCCTCGAGCTCGGCCACGAGCTG GTGCGGAGGGGCATCAACCTCGTCTATGGCGGCGGCAGCATCGGTCTGATGGGCGTGATTGCTCGGACGGTTCGTCACGGCGGCTGCCATGTCCTCGG GGTGATTCCTAAAGCGCTCATGCCTATTGAG ATATCAGGTGAAAGCGTGGGAGAGGTGAGGGTCGTGGACGACATGCACCAGAGGAAAGCCGAGATGGCTCGTCAGTCCCAAGCCTTCATCGCTCTCCCAG GGGGGTACGGGACGATGGAGGAGCTGCTGGAGATGATCACCTGGTGCCAGCTCGGGATCCATGACAAACCA GTTGGGTTGCTGAACGTGGACGGCTACTACGACCCCCTGCTCGCCCTGTTCGAGAAAGGCGCCGCCGAGGGTTTCATCAGCACCGACTGCAGCCAGATATTCGTCTCGGCGCCAACCGCGAGCGAGCTGCTCACAAAGATGGAG CAATACACGCGGGTGcaccaggaggtagccccagcgaCGAGCTGGGAGATCTCGGAGCTCGGCTACGGCAGAGGAGGAGACGCCGGCGCCGCCACGccgccagcagcagcagcaggaggagcAGAAGAGGGAAAAGGCGGCTCGTAG